Proteins from a genomic interval of Sphingobacterium sp. SYP-B4668:
- a CDS encoding SusC/RagA family TonB-linked outer membrane protein: MYKNLRTLIFSRILKTITLLLTVFLCQISAHSMGQQFSLKKERINLKQFFVAVQQQTGYRVVYNTALLENIPPFRVDIKNESLPKALSHILEPRGLAFLVEGQEIILTKLQKNEKPELVQSTITGTVVDTIGNALIGATVRVKGLEIITKTDQQGRFQITAEKDMLTLLVSMLGFEAREVTVNVQSNNRIVLRQSTTIMDEAITIGYGTRKRSEVTGSVGRVTNLKPEENIVSNPIGALQGRIAGLQVQNTSSTPGEMPNFVVRGVQTTQGSIGGTGANPLIVVDGLVIDAIGNPMSATSTNANFSLSNLNPQDIASVEVLKDAASSAIYGARGAQGVILITTKKGQLNSKPTISLNSYYGVTKTHFGYKPLNSLQYQSMFNEARQNRINDIQNIIAAGGLSPEQIANLNVENGQLKGQINSLTMMDNNHNWVDLLSPNHAGTYNLQASVSGGNAKSGYYVSFGKFGEDNSIGKGRFGRTSGKLSLIQQLYPWLDLQANIQISNAVSKDIYSDMFATLQARPDTPLEVKKNDDGTYGYWFGAQSHPLAARDGYRPHVSTWNYVGNFSANARLSKNLSFRTSLAASQSNIEDNAFYTPFSYEGQYSAGSYTVRQNKGIRYTFNNLLTYSINHSLLNGDVVLGQEYMENSYATSGYSLEGFPLSESLWSPGNASTYNNNYAYLNREYLENSSSYFMRTNLSWDGRYLLSASLRHDGSSKLKNFRYAWFPAISGGYILSKEQFIQNQSWVDFLKVRTSYGITGNIRPLGLFDVYSLAGTQTYLNEPALQLSTTLGNPDLQWERTKQYDFGVEGTFWKDRIQLTAEYYVKRTDDLITSIQIPMSSGGFISQKANLGGMLNKGLDLSVSFGNSSQQTSDWKWRVGTDLNINRNKVTELRDNIIGYGGYAPGGPRGFIQVGRPVGLLQMYNALGVDSQTGDVIYEDINKDGIINQADMVYVSTAQPKMSGGFHGNVSYKKISLSGLFVFSVGSKVYNFSEQDARQYGFDDYVGIMVNKPDWVLDRWTSPESDSRYPRAVMGPHGAGMTTDWNTRVSTLYLYNASFLRLKNLTVGYDLASERLKNIGFSTCRLYLAGQNLFILKDKALNSNDPEQAQGSGWQQAIAPLPRVYSIGFDITF, from the coding sequence ATGTATAAAAATTTACGTACACTAATTTTTTCCAGGATATTGAAAACGATTACCTTACTCCTCACTGTTTTCCTATGCCAGATCAGTGCTCATAGCATGGGGCAACAATTTAGTCTAAAAAAAGAACGCATCAACCTTAAGCAATTTTTCGTCGCTGTACAGCAGCAAACGGGATACCGCGTGGTGTACAATACGGCGCTCCTCGAAAACATTCCCCCTTTCAGAGTGGATATTAAAAATGAATCACTACCCAAAGCGCTATCTCATATATTAGAACCCAGAGGTTTGGCCTTTCTTGTAGAGGGGCAGGAAATCATACTCACAAAACTTCAAAAAAATGAAAAGCCAGAACTCGTACAATCCACAATCACTGGAACAGTAGTGGATACTATTGGGAATGCTTTGATTGGAGCTACCGTCCGTGTAAAGGGATTAGAAATAATAACGAAAACCGACCAACAGGGAAGATTTCAGATTACTGCCGAAAAAGATATGTTAACGCTACTCGTGAGCATGTTGGGATTTGAAGCAAGAGAAGTAACGGTTAATGTGCAAAGCAACAACCGTATTGTCCTGAGGCAATCTACAACGATAATGGATGAAGCTATTACTATCGGATATGGCACACGCAAACGTAGTGAGGTAACAGGTTCGGTGGGACGGGTTACAAACCTCAAACCAGAAGAGAATATCGTAAGTAACCCAATAGGCGCATTACAGGGACGTATTGCAGGTCTACAGGTGCAAAATACAAGCTCTACTCCTGGCGAAATGCCAAATTTTGTGGTACGCGGGGTCCAGACAACGCAAGGAAGCATAGGTGGTACAGGCGCGAATCCTCTTATTGTGGTGGATGGATTGGTGATTGATGCGATCGGTAATCCAATGTCCGCAACCTCCACAAATGCAAACTTCAGTCTATCCAATCTCAACCCTCAAGACATTGCATCAGTAGAAGTCTTGAAGGATGCAGCATCTTCGGCAATCTATGGGGCTCGTGGTGCGCAAGGCGTTATCTTGATAACGACCAAGAAAGGACAATTAAATAGCAAGCCTACAATCTCTCTCAACAGTTACTATGGAGTGACTAAGACTCATTTTGGTTACAAGCCTTTAAATAGCCTACAGTATCAATCGATGTTCAACGAGGCGCGACAAAACCGCATCAATGATATCCAAAACATTATTGCAGCAGGGGGATTGAGTCCCGAACAAATCGCCAACTTAAACGTGGAAAATGGACAGTTGAAAGGACAGATCAATAGCCTAACAATGATGGATAATAACCATAACTGGGTGGATTTACTTTCGCCTAATCATGCAGGCACTTACAATCTGCAAGCTAGTGTAAGTGGTGGTAATGCAAAAAGTGGTTACTATGTTTCGTTTGGAAAATTCGGTGAAGATAATTCCATCGGAAAAGGGCGCTTTGGTCGCACGAGCGGAAAACTCTCACTCATACAACAGCTATACCCTTGGCTAGATCTCCAAGCGAATATACAAATATCTAATGCAGTGTCGAAGGATATCTATAGTGACATGTTTGCAACGCTTCAGGCCAGACCTGACACACCACTGGAGGTCAAAAAAAATGACGATGGCACATATGGCTATTGGTTTGGTGCCCAAAGTCATCCACTGGCGGCAAGGGACGGTTATCGGCCTCATGTCTCCACATGGAATTATGTAGGTAATTTTTCGGCCAATGCACGCTTGTCGAAGAATCTATCTTTTCGAACCAGTCTAGCGGCTTCGCAGAGTAATATTGAAGACAATGCTTTTTACACTCCATTTTCATACGAAGGACAATACAGTGCAGGGAGCTATACAGTGAGACAGAACAAAGGAATCCGATATACTTTTAATAATCTATTGACTTATTCAATAAATCATAGCTTACTGAATGGAGATGTGGTATTGGGGCAGGAATATATGGAAAACAGTTATGCTACCAGCGGATATAGTCTAGAGGGATTTCCATTGAGTGAAAGTCTTTGGTCGCCCGGCAATGCCTCCACGTACAACAACAATTATGCTTATTTAAATCGAGAGTATCTTGAAAATTCTTCTTCATACTTCATGCGCACCAATTTAAGCTGGGATGGTCGATACCTGTTGAGTGCATCTTTAAGGCATGATGGCTCCAGTAAGCTAAAAAACTTCCGTTATGCATGGTTTCCCGCGATATCAGGTGGCTATATCTTGAGCAAAGAACAGTTTATCCAAAATCAGTCTTGGGTAGATTTTCTAAAGGTAAGGACTAGCTACGGTATCACCGGAAATATTAGACCATTAGGCCTCTTTGATGTATACAGCCTAGCAGGTACACAAACTTATCTCAATGAACCTGCACTGCAGTTGAGCACAACACTTGGAAATCCAGATTTACAATGGGAGCGAACCAAACAATATGACTTCGGAGTGGAAGGTACGTTTTGGAAGGATCGTATTCAATTGACAGCAGAATACTATGTAAAAAGAACGGATGACCTCATCACTAGTATACAGATTCCGATGTCGAGTGGAGGATTCATTTCGCAAAAGGCTAATTTAGGAGGAATGCTTAACAAAGGATTGGACCTTTCAGTATCCTTTGGAAACTCATCGCAGCAGACTTCGGATTGGAAATGGCGTGTGGGTACGGATTTGAATATCAACCGAAACAAGGTTACTGAATTACGGGATAACATCATCGGTTATGGAGGTTACGCTCCTGGCGGACCTAGAGGTTTTATACAGGTTGGTCGACCTGTAGGTTTGCTACAGATGTATAATGCACTTGGTGTAGATTCACAAACGGGTGATGTTATCTATGAAGATATCAATAAAGACGGTATCATCAATCAGGCAGATATGGTCTATGTCTCCACAGCGCAACCGAAAATGTCGGGGGGCTTTCACGGAAATGTCTCTTATAAAAAAATATCCTTATCGGGTTTATTCGTGTTTTCTGTAGGCAGTAAGGTGTACAATTTCAGCGAACAGGATGCTCGCCAATACGGCTTTGATGATTATGTTGGTATTATGGTCAACAAACCGGACTGGGTACTAGATAGATGGACTTCGCCTGAATCGGACTCGAGATATCCTAGAGCTGTAATGGGGCCGCACGGGGCTGGTATGACCACTGATTGGAATACACGTGTGTCTACCTTGTACTTATACAATGCTTCATTCCTAAGGCTTAAAAACCTGACAGTGGGTTACGACCTGGCTTCAGAAAGACTTAAAAATATCGGATTCTCTACTTGCAGATTGTACTTAGCTGGTCAGAATCTATTTATACTGAAGGACAAGGCCCTTAATTCCAATGATCCGGAACAAGCACAGGGAAGTGGGTGGCAACAAGCGATAGCCCCACTACCTCGCGTCTATTCAATCGGTTTTGACATAACTTTTTAA
- a CDS encoding FecR family protein: MEKKYDAAMLITKYRNGTANADERLLVEAFMLIDLEDKHTLPDEESLQLHTAQIGKNLKAHIGYNEHATKKRANRIHTLIRSPFVRAVAVLAIVVSASLIVIKLKNEIRAPTTDTEVFKQVMEVVPGKNRAYVKTADGHTIDLNGKQNTIHAGEDIAYQDGTVVWSPQNTVEANAMNELHTPKGGNYTVILSDGTRVTLNAESKLSYPNRFNPSERSVLLEGEAFFEVRPVLKSGKRIPFSVKTKSQEIHVLGTAFNVTDYKNEKLAKTTLINGSVRVKLVGSATSQLLSPGQEARISDNAITTVTVDTSVALDWKNGMISFNDENLVTIMKKIERWYDIDVEFQNIDPQMRFGGSVSKYKNLSDVLRRLELTGDVKFIIKGRRLIVTK, from the coding sequence ATGGAAAAGAAATATGATGCAGCCATGCTGATTACCAAATATCGGAATGGTACTGCTAATGCTGATGAACGCTTATTGGTGGAGGCTTTTATGCTCATCGACCTAGAAGATAAGCATACACTCCCTGATGAAGAAAGTCTGCAACTGCACACTGCTCAAATTGGTAAAAACCTTAAAGCACATATCGGATACAACGAACATGCTACTAAGAAACGAGCGAACCGTATACATACCTTGATTCGTTCACCATTTGTTAGAGCTGTAGCCGTACTGGCGATAGTCGTAAGTGCGTCACTTATTGTTATAAAGTTGAAAAACGAAATCCGCGCCCCCACCACTGATACAGAAGTATTTAAGCAGGTCATGGAAGTAGTTCCCGGGAAAAACAGGGCCTATGTAAAGACAGCTGACGGGCACACGATAGATTTGAATGGGAAGCAAAATACCATACATGCCGGTGAAGATATTGCTTATCAAGATGGTACCGTGGTATGGTCACCTCAAAATACGGTAGAAGCAAACGCTATGAATGAACTGCATACACCAAAAGGAGGCAACTATACCGTAATCCTGTCAGATGGAACACGCGTCACGCTCAATGCGGAAAGCAAACTTAGCTATCCGAATCGATTCAATCCGAGTGAACGCTCGGTACTGCTGGAAGGAGAAGCTTTTTTTGAGGTGCGACCTGTCCTAAAAAGTGGTAAAAGAATCCCCTTTTCAGTGAAGACAAAATCCCAAGAAATTCACGTATTAGGGACAGCATTCAACGTAACGGACTACAAAAATGAAAAACTAGCAAAGACGACGTTAATCAATGGAAGCGTACGGGTGAAGCTCGTTGGCAGTGCCACATCTCAGTTGCTCTCTCCAGGACAGGAAGCTCGGATATCCGACAATGCGATAACGACCGTCACCGTAGATACTTCGGTAGCACTGGACTGGAAAAACGGAATGATCAGTTTTAATGATGAAAATCTGGTCACGATCATGAAGAAAATAGAGCGGTGGTATGATATTGATGTCGAATTTCAAAATATAGATCCTCAAATGCGCTTCGGAGGTAGTGTCTCTAAGTATAAAAATCTATCTGATGTGCTACGCCGTCTCGAGCTAACGGGCGATGTAAAATTTATAATCAAGGGAAGGAGGTTGATTGTGACCAAATAA
- a CDS encoding RNA polymerase sigma factor yields the protein MQQEESYRTDHQLLELLKSSDKAAFMQIYERYQTPLYLFACNLVKNEDLAADLVQDIMMSLWEKRESTALKSSLESYLFSALRYRFFDWIDRQKVRQDYMIRFQAFLDRSEWQTDNVVAEREVLQMVEEQIEKLPQKMKIVFLLNYREHLTTAEIAAKLNISKKTVQNQINNANHILRKQLGKFFWLIFLI from the coding sequence ATGCAGCAAGAAGAATCTTATCGTACTGACCACCAACTTTTGGAATTACTGAAATCGTCGGATAAGGCCGCTTTTATGCAAATCTACGAGCGCTATCAAACACCTCTGTATCTATTTGCATGCAACCTGGTCAAAAATGAGGATTTAGCTGCCGATTTGGTGCAAGATATCATGATGAGCCTGTGGGAGAAAAGAGAATCTACAGCGTTGAAATCTTCGTTAGAAAGCTACCTTTTCAGTGCGCTGCGTTACCGTTTCTTCGACTGGATAGACCGACAAAAGGTCAGACAGGACTATATGATCCGATTTCAAGCATTTCTAGATCGATCGGAATGGCAAACAGACAATGTTGTAGCGGAGCGTGAGGTACTGCAGATGGTAGAAGAGCAGATAGAAAAGCTACCGCAAAAAATGAAAATAGTCTTCCTGTTAAACTACAGGGAACATCTAACTACAGCGGAAATAGCTGCAAAACTAAACATTTCGAAAAAGACAGTTCAAAACCAAATCAACAATGCCAATCATATATTGCGAAAACAACTGGGCAAATTCTTCTGGTTAATCTTTCTTATTTAA
- a CDS encoding dihydrodipicolinate synthase family protein: protein MDRDNLFKGLWPALFTPVDENEMPELDQLCSLCELLINQGIDGLYVLGSTGQGVLFQESDRKQVLDMVMQVVGNRVPVMVQVGALTTRASINLAEHAAKSGVAAVSSVGPIYFSGGPNMAIQHYTEIAKAAQLPFFPYQLGNNSIPGNIDSFIERVLEIPFIEGMKLTTGNLLEISRVQNCSQGRLKLFSGADELMCQAALSGTVGAIGTFYNLWGSECKFVLEEFKQGNFNLAETFMLQFQQVIDRVLPNIWTFLRQAMIMKHSIDIGATVSPLGRGQTPWANSEVASILDDIDKVLKG, encoded by the coding sequence ATGGATAGAGATAACTTATTTAAGGGCCTTTGGCCTGCCTTATTCACGCCTGTGGATGAAAATGAAATGCCAGAATTGGATCAGCTATGTAGCTTGTGCGAATTATTGATCAATCAGGGAATAGATGGATTGTATGTGTTGGGTTCTACTGGCCAAGGAGTGTTGTTTCAAGAAAGTGACCGGAAGCAGGTACTAGACATGGTGATGCAAGTAGTCGGAAATCGAGTTCCCGTGATGGTGCAGGTTGGCGCATTGACTACTCGGGCGTCTATCAATTTGGCCGAACATGCTGCCAAGTCGGGAGTAGCTGCAGTATCTTCGGTAGGGCCTATTTATTTTTCGGGTGGCCCAAATATGGCAATACAGCACTATACTGAAATAGCGAAGGCTGCACAATTACCCTTCTTCCCTTATCAATTGGGAAACAATTCTATTCCGGGAAATATAGATAGTTTTATTGAACGAGTGCTCGAAATTCCCTTTATTGAAGGAATGAAGTTGACTACTGGAAATCTTCTGGAAATCAGTCGTGTACAGAATTGTTCGCAAGGTCGGCTAAAGTTATTTAGTGGAGCGGATGAACTGATGTGTCAGGCGGCATTATCAGGTACGGTGGGAGCAATTGGTACCTTTTATAATCTTTGGGGGAGCGAGTGTAAATTTGTGTTAGAGGAATTCAAGCAAGGGAATTTCAACTTGGCTGAGACATTTATGCTTCAATTTCAGCAGGTAATCGATCGAGTCCTCCCTAATATTTGGACATTTCTTAGACAAGCTATGATAATGAAGCACAGTATTGATATTGGTGCTACCGTGTCCCCGCTGGGGAGAGGGCAAACACCATGGGCCAACAGCGAGGTCGCCTCTATCCTTGACGATATAGATAAGGTGTTGAAGGGGTGA
- a CDS encoding SusC/RagA family TonB-linked outer membrane protein yields MKANENLYKIVVVFLMMFLTGFVHAQIQIKGRVTDEQNEKLTGVTITEKGTANATSTDENGLFSMTIASANTHLVINYVGKQSLELSVGNQREIHVILKDDNRNIDEVLVIGYGTQSRETLTTSVSKLDKKVLENVPYANVASALQGTLPGVRVQSTSGQPGATPRVIVRGGTSINNPNGATPLYIVDGIVRSDINNINANDIESLQVLKDAASTAIYGARGANGVVLVTTKSGKEGRVQINYSYDLGVSNLQKKFKLLDAGDYIYYQRLGIAARAKQDPSQLAKLSLPTSAGTGNDLTNKTGYTTQYLSESNKHKLNEGWQSMPDPIDPTKTIIFQNTNYQDVLFNTGYTNNHNLSVAGGSEKAKFNLGLGYLDNEGIAISTDYKRLSVNMNGEVQATSDLSVFGRLLYSNMRNKQVFGAENNMFGRSLALAPTAKYRFEDGTLAPGLNSSMGNPEYYASTQDAKNSLDNLAISVGGKWDILPGLNFSPQLSLYQVMGAKRLFQKGYYNGPTQFVDSRNASGEYTKMLQYQADGVFSYERTFADKHQLEAKLGFSYFQTENSSLSAAGRGAASDLIPTLNGSAEPVSVNGVESDLRIIGYFSRINYNFDQKYLLSLNMRYDGASNLGNQKWGFFPGVSAGWNIHREEFWDSLAPVMSQFKLRASYGVNGNIGILGPYDAQGQYSVGARYAGAAAIQNTVLSNPDLTWEESKTLNFGADIGFFNGRLNLLVDVYRRITDNLLTNMSLPHSTGFASILTNLGSLENKGVELDLSARVLPKNSILGWDISLNAAKVKNKIHKLPYNGVDRNRIGGDYVYIPATGDYGWVGGLQEDGRIGDLYAYHQLGIYTTDEEAAKGPKDLLVPLNDKTKFGGDVNWQDVDGNGEIDSRDRVYVGNIYPVWTGGVTNSFSYKGVGLSVRMDYTTGHTIYNYTEATSVGQFQGENGLSASLLDSWQKAGDVTTIPRIYWADQQARSNVFRGNSYYYEKGNYLAVREVTLSYLFADHILERLKVSQLRLNVTGNNLHYFTKYKGLNPEEGGTDNGRYPIPRTIIFGASITF; encoded by the coding sequence ATGAAAGCCAATGAAAATTTGTACAAAATAGTAGTGGTTTTTTTGATGATGTTTCTTACTGGATTTGTACATGCACAGATTCAGATAAAAGGAAGAGTCACTGACGAACAAAATGAAAAACTAACAGGAGTGACCATTACTGAAAAAGGAACAGCAAATGCTACATCAACAGATGAGAATGGCCTATTTTCGATGACGATAGCTTCTGCGAACACCCACTTGGTAATCAACTATGTCGGTAAGCAGTCCCTTGAATTAAGTGTGGGGAATCAAAGAGAAATCCATGTTATATTGAAAGATGATAATCGCAATATAGATGAAGTTTTGGTAATTGGATATGGTACGCAGTCTAGAGAGACCTTGACTACCTCCGTATCAAAATTGGATAAAAAAGTCTTAGAAAATGTCCCCTATGCAAATGTGGCGAGTGCACTTCAAGGAACTTTGCCGGGGGTTAGGGTTCAAAGTACTTCTGGTCAACCCGGAGCAACCCCTCGAGTTATTGTAAGAGGGGGTACATCCATCAACAATCCAAACGGCGCAACACCGCTTTACATTGTGGACGGTATCGTGCGATCTGACATCAACAATATTAATGCTAACGACATCGAGTCCTTACAAGTTCTTAAAGATGCCGCTTCAACTGCTATTTATGGAGCGAGAGGAGCTAATGGGGTTGTATTGGTGACTACCAAATCGGGAAAAGAAGGTAGGGTACAAATCAACTATAGCTATGACCTAGGGGTTTCTAATCTGCAAAAGAAGTTTAAATTGTTGGATGCAGGAGATTACATATACTACCAGCGGTTGGGCATTGCGGCACGAGCTAAACAGGACCCTTCACAATTAGCAAAGTTGTCACTGCCCACAAGCGCAGGTACGGGCAATGATTTAACCAATAAGACTGGGTATACCACCCAATATTTGTCAGAATCAAATAAGCACAAATTGAACGAGGGATGGCAAAGTATGCCAGACCCCATAGACCCCACTAAAACCATTATCTTCCAGAATACAAATTACCAGGACGTATTGTTTAATACAGGATACACCAATAATCATAATCTCTCCGTGGCAGGAGGCAGTGAAAAAGCCAAATTTAATCTCGGGTTGGGCTACTTGGATAATGAGGGTATAGCGATATCAACCGATTATAAACGCTTGTCGGTCAATATGAATGGTGAGGTGCAGGCTACCTCTGATCTTAGTGTATTCGGAAGGTTGTTGTATTCAAACATGAGGAACAAACAAGTATTTGGTGCAGAGAATAATATGTTCGGTCGGTCTTTGGCACTTGCTCCAACGGCCAAGTATCGATTTGAAGATGGCACACTGGCCCCAGGGCTTAACAGTTCTATGGGTAATCCAGAGTATTACGCGAGTACACAAGATGCGAAAAATAGTCTAGACAATTTAGCTATATCAGTAGGTGGTAAATGGGATATTTTACCTGGATTGAACTTCTCTCCACAATTGTCGTTGTATCAGGTCATGGGAGCCAAGCGACTTTTTCAGAAAGGGTATTATAATGGTCCCACTCAATTTGTAGATTCGCGAAATGCGTCGGGGGAATATACCAAAATGCTGCAGTATCAGGCGGATGGAGTGTTCTCCTACGAACGAACATTTGCTGACAAGCATCAATTGGAAGCAAAGCTTGGGTTTTCCTACTTTCAGACTGAAAATTCGAGCTTATCTGCTGCCGGAAGAGGAGCAGCATCAGATTTAATTCCTACGTTGAATGGGTCGGCAGAACCTGTGTCCGTAAATGGGGTAGAGAGCGATTTGCGCATCATCGGTTATTTTTCGAGAATCAATTACAACTTCGATCAAAAATACCTCTTATCCTTAAACATGCGTTATGACGGGGCTTCCAATCTTGGTAATCAAAAATGGGGCTTCTTCCCGGGAGTGTCTGCAGGTTGGAATATACATCGAGAAGAATTCTGGGATAGCCTCGCGCCTGTAATGTCTCAGTTCAAACTTCGAGCAAGCTATGGGGTCAATGGTAATATTGGTATCTTGGGGCCTTATGATGCCCAAGGTCAGTATAGTGTAGGGGCTCGGTATGCTGGTGCCGCCGCTATTCAGAATACAGTGTTATCCAATCCGGATTTAACTTGGGAAGAATCCAAGACATTAAATTTTGGAGCTGATATCGGCTTTTTTAATGGCCGGTTGAATTTATTGGTTGATGTGTATCGTAGGATTACCGATAATCTTTTGACTAATATGTCTTTACCGCATTCTACGGGGTTTGCAAGTATTCTTACAAATCTAGGGAGCTTGGAAAATAAAGGCGTAGAATTAGATTTATCAGCTAGAGTACTTCCCAAAAATTCTATATTAGGCTGGGATATCTCTTTAAACGCTGCTAAAGTGAAAAATAAAATTCACAAGCTTCCTTATAACGGTGTCGATCGTAATCGTATAGGTGGAGATTATGTGTATATACCCGCTACAGGTGACTATGGCTGGGTGGGCGGTCTGCAGGAAGACGGAAGGATAGGAGACTTATATGCGTACCATCAGTTGGGAATTTATACGACTGATGAAGAGGCCGCCAAAGGACCTAAAGATTTATTAGTACCACTCAATGACAAAACCAAGTTTGGAGGAGATGTAAATTGGCAAGACGTGGATGGCAACGGTGAAATCGATTCGCGAGATAGAGTGTATGTAGGGAATATATATCCCGTCTGGACAGGAGGGGTTACCAATTCTTTCAGTTATAAGGGAGTCGGCCTGTCTGTGCGTATGGATTATACAACTGGTCATACCATTTACAATTATACAGAAGCGACAAGCGTGGGGCAATTTCAAGGAGAAAATGGATTGTCTGCAAGTCTTTTGGATTCGTGGCAAAAGGCCGGGGATGTCACCACAATACCCCGGATATACTGGGCCGACCAACAGGCTCGCAGTAATGTGTTTAGAGGAAATTCATATTATTATGAAAAAGGCAATTATCTTGCTGTACGAGAGGTCACACTCAGTTATCTTTTTGCAGATCATATATTGGAAAGGTTGAAAGTTAGTCAGTTGCGTCTAAATGTGACCGGCAATAATTTACACTATTTTACTAAGTATAAGGGTTTGAATCCTGAAGAGGGAGGGACAGACAATGGACGTTACCCAATACCTAGGACAATCATCTTTGGCGCAAGCATTACATTTTAA
- a CDS encoding RagB/SusD family nutrient uptake outer membrane protein — MKKVVRNIVVVFILIGVLGACTKSLELDPISQISNQSFWKTENDVTGALNGMYVRLRTQAVGNLFVWGEARSDMMDRSLAGTAGYQLFYLNELDRSNVGTIYGMGSSTWQGMYTVVHDANLLLKYAPTISFSSEAGKNQILAEAYAMRAYAYFVMTRTWGDLPLVIEPTEGYKPDVIMRERTSKEQIMAQIKSDLESALVLFPNSNFKTGRNMWSRPATQALKAEVSLWSAKVLKGGNADFQAALTAIEEVEKADVGLLDNYASIFDYTNKGNKEIVMAIRFQDIEATDNIYMNMYIESTYMNNTTDQATKDLIGVVGGFPFWTLSERVRKQFIATDQRQLGTFIDINIPDNKGGSVYYGTVVSKFNGTVIGGVRRFLDDYVLYRYADILLMKAEAQNALGIDPSEAMNKVRKRAYGADYLNHTFVNKSKAENDESILQERLLELAVEGKRWWDLVRFEKAFDLVPSLVDRKGKNYLLLFPISETTLSLEPKVQQNPGYN, encoded by the coding sequence ATGAAAAAAGTAGTTAGAAACATAGTAGTAGTATTTATATTGATTGGGGTATTGGGGGCTTGTACCAAGAGCCTGGAATTGGATCCTATAAGTCAAATCTCCAATCAATCCTTTTGGAAAACAGAAAATGATGTGACCGGCGCGCTTAATGGTATGTATGTACGTCTGCGCACTCAAGCAGTGGGCAACCTGTTTGTTTGGGGAGAGGCTCGATCGGATATGATGGATCGGAGCTTGGCAGGCACTGCGGGCTATCAGTTGTTCTACCTTAATGAGCTCGATCGCTCCAATGTTGGCACTATCTATGGCATGGGCTCCTCTACCTGGCAAGGTATGTATACCGTGGTACATGATGCCAACTTATTGTTGAAATATGCACCGACCATTTCATTTTCCTCTGAGGCTGGTAAAAACCAGATATTGGCCGAAGCATATGCCATGCGAGCCTACGCATATTTTGTGATGACTCGCACCTGGGGAGATCTTCCGCTTGTTATAGAGCCGACAGAAGGGTATAAGCCTGATGTGATTATGAGGGAGCGTACTTCGAAGGAGCAGATTATGGCACAAATTAAGTCCGATTTAGAGTCCGCTTTGGTTTTATTCCCTAATAGTAATTTCAAGACGGGGCGCAATATGTGGTCTCGACCCGCTACCCAAGCACTCAAAGCCGAAGTGTCGTTGTGGTCTGCAAAAGTATTAAAAGGAGGCAATGCTGATTTCCAAGCAGCTTTGACAGCAATAGAAGAAGTAGAAAAGGCAGATGTCGGCTTATTGGACAATTATGCGTCCATATTTGATTATACAAATAAGGGGAATAAAGAGATTGTAATGGCTATTCGTTTCCAAGATATTGAAGCCACGGATAATATTTATATGAATATGTATATCGAAAGCACATACATGAATAATACAACCGATCAAGCCACCAAAGACTTGATAGGGGTAGTAGGAGGCTTCCCCTTTTGGACGCTAAGTGAGAGGGTTAGAAAGCAATTTATTGCTACTGATCAACGGCAGTTGGGAACGTTTATTGATATTAATATCCCCGATAATAAGGGAGGGAGTGTGTATTATGGTACCGTCGTGTCTAAATTCAACGGTACGGTTATTGGAGGTGTAAGGCGTTTCTTAGACGACTATGTTTTATATAGATATGCGGATATACTTTTGATGAAGGCCGAGGCCCAGAATGCTTTAGGCATAGACCCCTCCGAAGCGATGAATAAAGTCCGGAAAAGAGCATACGGAGCTGACTATCTTAACCATACGTTCGTCAACAAATCCAAAGCAGAAAATGATGAATCCATTTTACAGGAACGCTTATTGGAATTAGCGGTAGAGGGCAAGCGCTGGTGGGATTTGGTCCGATTTGAAAAAGCATTCGACCTAGTGCCTTCGTTGGTAGACAGAAAAGGAAAGAACTACCTCCTTTTGTTTCCTATATCTGAGACAACCTTAAGCTTGGAACCTAAAGTCCAACAGAATCCAGGATACAATTAA